The proteins below are encoded in one region of Toxoplasma gondii ME49 chromosome IV, whole genome shotgun sequence:
- a CDS encoding hypothetical protein (encoded by transcript TGME49_320410), with product MASVPRNSLGTVLARIRALQTLTAEVRASSQMPKEEKRGALNRLGLHSDSRRSRLRFLERTLSVSAFRRDVRAFNVLDETAETRRRLTESSSRFPCCGRHDKESSGTLPFSAGKEASGLESQKKFTLSKVSYFANGLPRENDLSPLPRDAARDVREISFLPPEATLD from the coding sequence ATGGCGTCAGTTCCCCGGAATTCACTTGGGACTGTGCTGGCGCGTATCAGAGCATTACAAACGCTCACCGCAGAGGTGCGAGCCTCCAGCCAGATGCccaaggaggagaagcgaggagccCTAAACAGACTCGGCTTGCACAGCGACTCCAGACGGAGccgtcttcgttttttgGAGAGGactctgtctgtgtctgcgtttcGGCGAGACGTTCGCGCCTTCAACGTCCTGGACGAGACTGCAGAAACCAGACGCAGACTGACCGAGTCTTCTTCAAGGTTTCCTTGCTGTGGTCGTCACGACAAAGAGTCTTCAGGCACACTCCCGTTCTCAGCAGGGAAGGAGGCGTCCGGTCTCGAGTCTCAAAAAAAGTTCACTCTGTCGAAGGTTTCGTACTTTGCGAATGGACTGCCTCGTGAAAACGatctgtctccccttcccagagatgcagcgagagacgTCCGAGAGATCTCGTTTCTCCCCCCAGAAGCTACTCTAGACTGA
- a CDS encoding cell-cycle-control protein (translation regulation), putative (encoded by transcript TGME49_320430), which produces MAPEGRARREASPETGDREKQGAERYKEERGEKAREEREENWEMRKKGSEEKEEERRRRRSESREAEGRRRESRRREEKREQKAGGEERNPSPLKRPNREGRDGREEGRRETTKSAEASSESGEEQRERKRRRRAERRFQERERSAQREEKRDRQDRSLERRRDPPPSERHFAEDESHDARETRGDYGEGRRRERRRETDSQAEGDALVRKTTRREGDREKKQEGEERDVRADRQEREARRRERERRRETHGRSEDRDEVRSRGGDPPREEVRERQRRDRERERRERGEDRPRSREDGVRGNHGRERRDRDDSADRAVSRRERRGEPEMKRGSRRSPDRESREEPAVNGADKHVHRARKGDGMLAALDEALSGKTRDGREERRTNRDVRRGRRTEKEREKEGDKKREKKRDCSSSSSGEDERENLEKAGAESLTAQLSRRAFSAVVRQRDQEREQEREQERRGGFESRVKREPRSSSRETERGTRGRGRSSSPSRRVKSEASGDARQSVRAERREQRDGEFINPDLVRDLERDCAPQVDRDMEDYMKKKVSKVTAETLGRAGGVYVPPFKLARLQQQISDKSSVPFQRQAWEALRKSINGLVNKVNVANIHNLVQELFRENLVRGRGLLARSIIRAQMASPGFTNIYAALLCIVNAKLPEIGELVLKRVILQFRRAYRRNDKVVCLACVQFLAHLVNQRVAHELLALQLCALLLDEPTNDSVEVCVGFLTQVGQVLSEVSRRGFDAVFERLRGILQEGLTDKKTQYTIEKLWDLRRQNFKDHPGVPAELDLVDEDDKITHEIDLLAEDLKGEEMLNVFHAQDPEEFASDEKKWARLSKEILGEESSDSDASSSDSEAEDESEEEEGEGEKATVKILDMTDAEIIHMRKTIYLCIMSSLNFEECVHKILKMNIREDLVMEVVIMLIDCCAMERTFQRFFALQAERLARLNPRYSECLQEAMRRQYHTVHRLETTKLRNTAKFFAHLLHTDAIPWTVMEVFKLTEETTTSSGRIFIKILFQEMSEHLGLRTLNERIHSEDMQPYVVGLFPTDHPRHLRFCINFFTAIGLGGLTDKHRQLLAELQQRAQQEQALAAAQESSSSSSSSSSSSSSSSSSDSSSDSSSSDSSDSD; this is translated from the exons ATGGCGCCGGAGGGGAGAGCGCGTCGTGAGGCCTCcccggagacaggcgacagagagaagcaaggcgcagagagatacaaagaggagagaggagaaaaagcgagggaagagagagaagaaaactgggAGATGAGGAAAAAGGGCtcggaggagaaagaggaggagagacgacgaagacgctccgagagcagagaggcggagggTCGGCGCAGAGAGtcgcgcagaagagaagagaagagagagcagaaagcgggaggagaagagaggaatcCTTCGCCTCTCAAGAGACCGAACAGAGAGGGACGAGACGGGagggaggaagggagaagagagacgacgaagagcgcgGAGGCCTCGTcggagagtggagaggagcagagagagcggaagcgaaggcgacgcgcggAGAGACGATTtcaggagcgagagagatctgcacagagggaagaaaagagagacagacaagacagatccctcgagagaagaagagaccctCCGCCCAGCGAAAGACATTTCGCCGAGGATGAGAGTCACGACGCAAGGGAGACACGAGGAGACTATggcgaagggagaagacgagaacggagacgagagacagactcTCAAGCCGAAGGCGACGCTTTGGTGAGGAAGACGActcggagagaaggcgatcgagagaagaaacaagagggagaagaacgagatgTGAGGGCAGACCGacaggagagggaagcgcgaagaagagaacgagagagaagacgcgagaccCATGGACGGTCGGAGGATAGGGACGAGGTGAGATCTCGCGGAGGAGATCCCCCAAGAGAGGAAgttcgagagagacaacgaagagacagagagagagaaagaagagagcgaggagaagatcgaccgagaagtcgagaagacgGCGTCCGCGGGAACCACggacgagagcgacgcgacagagacgacagtGCAGATCGTGCGGtgtcgagaagagaacgcagggGAGAGCCGGAGATGAAAAGAGGTTCAAGAAGAAGCCCCGAtagagagagcagagaggaaccGGCGGTGAACGGAGCGGACAAGCATGTACACCGCGCAAGAAAAGGCGACGGCATGCTCGCGGCTCTCGACGAAGCCCTCagtggaaaaacgagagacggacgcgaagagagaagaacgaatcGCGATGTGCGCCGAGGCcgaaggacggagaaggagagagagaaggagggagacaagaagcgagagaagaagcgagactgttcttcgtcctcgtctggagaagacgaaagagaaaacctCGAAAAAGCGGGTGCGGAGAGCCTCACAGCTCAGCTGTCACGAAGGGCGTTCTCGGCCGTCGTCCGCCAGCGCGaccaagaaagagaacaagaaagagaacaagagagaagagggggcTTCGAGTCTCGAGTGAAACGCGAGCCTAGAAGCAGCAGCCGAGAAACTGAGAGAGGgacaagaggcagaggccggtcttcgtcgccttcgcgtcgCGTTAAATCCGAGGCgagtggagacgcgagacaaagcgtgagagcagagaggagagagcaacgAGACGGAGAATTCATAAATCCTGACCTCGTTCGAGACCTCGAGAGAGACTGTGCACCTCAAGTCGACCGCGACATGGAGGACTACATGAAAAAGAAAGTTTCCAAGGTCACCGCAGAGACTCTCGGTCGCGCAG GGGGTGTCTACGTTCCACCCTTCAAGCTCGCgcggctgcagcagcagatTTCCGACAAGTCTTCGGTGCCCTTCCAGCGACAAGCATGGGAGGCCCTCCGCAAGTCCATCAACGGTCTCGTCAACAAAGTGAACGTCGCCAACATCCACAACCTTGTCCAG GAGCTGTTTCGAGAGAACTTGGTCAGAGGTCGCGGCCTGCTGGCGCGTTCCATCATTCGCGCGCAGATGGCTTCACCAGGCTTCACGAACATCTATGCAGCCTTGCTCTGTATCGTCAACGCGAAACTTCCAGAAATCGGCGAATTAGTTCTCAAACGCGTCATCCTGCAGTTCCG GCGAGCGTATCGTCGAAACGACAAAGTCGTTTGCTTGGCATGCGTGCAATTCCTCGCACATCTAGTGAATCAGCGAGTTGCCCACGAGCTCCTCGCTCTGCAGCTTTGCGCATTGCTTCTTGACGAACCGACGAACGACTCCGTCGAAGTCTGTGTCGGCTTTCTCACG CAAGTGGGCCAGGTCCTGTCTGAAGTTTCTCGCCGAGGCTTCGACGCCGTCTTCGAGCGTCTTCGAGGCATTCTCCAGGAAGGCTTAACAGATAAAAAGACGCAGTACACGATTGAGAAGCTGTGGGATTTGCGGAGACAGAATTTCAAAGATCACCCTGGA GTCCCGGCGGAGCTCGACCTtgtcgacgaagacgacaagATCACGCATGAGATCGACCTGCTCGCCGAGGACttgaaaggcgaagaaatgCTCAACGTCTTCCATGCGCAGGACCCCGAG GAATTCgcgagcgacgagaagaagtgGGCGCGCCTGTCAAAAGAAATTCTtggcgaagaaagcagcg ACTCTGACGCCTccagcagcgacagcgaggccgaggacgaaagcgaggaagaagaaggagagggggaAAAG GCCACAGTGAAGATTCTGGACATGACCGACGCGGAGATCATTCACATGAGGAAAACGATTTATCTCTGCATCATGTCATCGCTGAACTTTGAGGAGTGCGTTCATAAAATCCTAAAGATGAACATCCGG gaGGACttggtcatggaagtcgtGATCATGTTGATCGACTGCTGCGCCATGGAGCGCACATTTCAGCGTTTCTTCGCCCTGCAAGCGGAGCGGCTTGCGAGGCTGAATCCTCGCTACTCGGAGTGTCTGCAGGAAGCGATGCGGCGACAGTATCACACG gTGCACCGTCTGGAGACAACGAAACTTCGAAACACAGCCAAGTTCTTTGCCCACCTTCTCCACACAG ATGCCATTCCCTGGACAGTGATGGAGGTCTTCAAGCtcacagaagagacgacgacTTCGTCGGGGCGCATCTTCATCAAGATTCTCTTCCAGGAAATGTCGGAGCATCTCGGTTTGAGAACTCTCAATGAGAGGATCCACAGCGAAGACATGCAGCCTTACGTGGTT GGGCTTTTCCCCACGGATCATCCGCGGCATCTGCGCTTCTGCATCAACTTTTTCACAGCGATCGGTCTGGGCGGCCTCACCGACAAACACCGTCAACTCCTCGCCGAGCTCCAGCAGCGCGCCCAGCAGGAGCAGGCC CTTGCCGCGGCTCAAGAGTCAAGTAGCTCCAGCTCGAGCTCCAGCTCCAGCTCAAGCAGTTCAAGCTCGAGCGACTCTTCGTcggactcttcttcctccgacAGCTCTGACAGTGACTAA